A single genomic interval of Pyrus communis chromosome 5, drPyrComm1.1, whole genome shotgun sequence harbors:
- the LOC137734294 gene encoding uncharacterized protein, whose amino-acid sequence MDIDAAGIHRKLQLNELEEIRHEAYENALIYKEKSKAFHDKMIRGKTFVLGQKVLLFNSRLRLFPVQIQSLKTGQEFKVNGHRLKPYYENFEEHVVDGESFHAVGPIEG is encoded by the exons atggacattgatgccgctggaatccataggaagcttcaactaaatgagcttgaggagataCGGCATGAAGCATACGAGAACGCattgatttacaaggaaaagtcaaaggcattccatgacaagatgattcgtggcAAGACATTTGTTctagggcagaaagtgctactcttcaattcccgccttcgtttgtttccag tccaaattcaaagcttAAAGACCGGCCAAGAGTTCAAAGTCAACGgacatcgtttgaagccatactatgagaactttgaagagcaTGTCGTGGATGGAGAAAGcttccatgccgtgggcccAATTGAAGGTTAA